A window of the Diorhabda carinulata isolate Delta chromosome 1, icDioCari1.1, whole genome shotgun sequence genome harbors these coding sequences:
- the LOC130900765 gene encoding uncharacterized protein LOC130900765, with protein sequence MLHFTTTLTLLIFNELISLALALPHNKGTGEVIMAKNGVQAEPTCEELKAMWRFSKRQSRAAEITNEIPMYRDPFRDNVWTPYFATSRSIGGQKIGRYRNQPIFGTIVHNPPYMRKQNSAERYKAFEEVARLYGMPVAAEPRRKVTTFRLPGGGRIRTVGIPPVQGSFQHLKELIKTERARELEQQRASEEAAARAAALKDMTKGKPRLHSYLDGYEYLSDEANYEPSEFNTPKPGLLSFPDPLAPTARHMNFRMTPDYAYTRSGGRFKTYKPTLFDAPFPDGYSGYLP encoded by the exons ATGCTGCATTTTACAACTACACTTACGTTGTTAATATTCAATGAATTGATATCTTTAGCTCTCGCCTTACCACATAACAAGGGCACGGGAGAAGTAATAATGGCTAAGAATGGAGTACAAGCAGAGCCCACGTGTGAAGAATTAAAGGCTATGTGGAGATTTTCTAAAAGACAATCCAGAGCTGCAGAAATAACCAATGAAATACCAATGTATAGAGATCCATTCAGAGACAACGTATGGACTCCTTACTTTGCCACATCAAGAAGTATTGGAGG GCAAAAAATAGGCCGTTACAGAAATCAACCAATTTTTGGTACTATTGTTCACAATCCACCATACATGAGAAAACAGAATTCTGCTGAGAGATATAAAGCATTCGAAGAAGTTGCTAGACTATACGGCATGCCTGTAGCTGCAGAACCAAGACGAAAAGTTACAACGTTTCGGTTGCCCGGAGGAGGACGAATAAGAACTGTTGGGATTCCTCCAGTCCAAGGCAGTTTTCAACATTTGAag GAATTAATTAAAACAGAACGAGCTCGTGAGCTGGAACAACAAAGAGCGAGTGAGGAGGCAGCAGCAAGAGCTGCTGCTCTCAAAGATATGACAAAAGGAAAACCAAGATTGCACAG TTATTTGGATGGTTATGAATACCTGTCTGATGAAGCGAATTACGAACCTAGCGAATTTAACACACCAAAACCGGGACTTTTATCATTTCCCGATCCCTTGGCTCCAACTGCTAGACATATGAACTTTAGAATGACACCGGATTACGCATATACCAGAAGTGGAGGCCGTTTCAAAACTTACAAACCTACACTTTTTGATGCTCCATTTCCA gaCGGCTACAGTGGTTATCTACCATAA